In Drosophila ananassae strain 14024-0371.13 chromosome 3R, ASM1763931v2, whole genome shotgun sequence, the DNA window GTTTGGAGTGTTGGATGGCTTACCTGTACAGATCCTTTACCTCCTGACTGAGCAGGCATGAGGTGCCGTTGTGCGGCTCTAGACAGCGGGTGCGATTTGTCCCGCCATCCATGGCACACTCGCTGGAGGCGTTAGAGCCCCCCGAGCTGAGTGTGGTCTCCATTTCAAGATCGTCTGGAAGGAAACAcggaaaatattatatatctcCTTTAAAATCCTGGCAGCAACGGTTTAGCGACGCTGGCAACTCCGCGTGGACCACAACACCCACGCGAATCGACTGGATGCTCGACTTCTCCAGCTGTTTCTCGACTTGCACGGTGTTTTTTTTGCTGACGAATTGTTTTTCTCGAAATAAATTTACTTTTCTCgtagtgtttttgtttttgtttctcaaCTGGTGACGCACACGAATACAGGGGCAGtcgtgtgcgtgtgtgtggcGTAGTTTCGTTTTATTGAATAATCAATTAAACACTGTGTTGCTTTGCTGCCTTTGCTTTTGCGACTGCTCTGGTATTTTCGATTCTGCTGCCTATGTAGCAGCAGCTGCATCGACGTCCAGGTAGCCGATTCCTGAAAGTCTACCTGCCAGATATGCATTACCTTTAAGAGGGTTTTGGATTTTGTTGCAGAATTTCACGTTTTGCGTTTGCCTTTCTTTGTTGAACAACTGAGTTTGCGCGGTGCTGCGAGCCCAGCTGTTTTATGGCAGTTCCTAGCCATTTTGGCAGACGACACGGATCGACTGGCGAAAGACGTTTATTTTAATCTCCAAgaacagattgcattttaagACAATGacacaataaataaaatcttagTAACATTTAGTTTTTACTTCATTCGGTCTTTTTATTCGAATTTTGTACATGCAAGTTTGGCTTCACCTTATTCAGCAGAGCAAAAGGGCCACATGCACGTTCAGACCCCGGAGCCCACTCCGGCGTATGAGCTATTTTTAAACGATTCTCTAAGATATTTCTTACAAGTattataacattttatttaccTTACTTTGATAAGAGTGAAGTCCTTTTTGGATATTTCTTGCAAGCCGCTTTTTTCTTTCAGTCAGAATATTTCAATCTGAATATTTCCTCCATAACAGTGCTGTAAAACGCACTTACTTGTCATAACGACTATAATCGATATAAATCGATAACGATTGGGGGGGATTGGCGCATTATTTGAATTGTCGACCGTTTCACAgtttttaaacaaacaaactTAAAACAAATAAGGATAGTTCATTAACCCAAGATATTTATTATCAATTAGCAGGCAAATGTAACACGGAAAGTACATTAGCCTCCTAATTGGCTCGGTGGCTTTGCATTTGAGCTTATTTTTTCAACAATAAAAGGAGATTTGTggatatgtatttatttttggtttgaaaaTGATCGCCTTGTCATCTTTCTTTTATGGAGTACCTTCAAAATTTGCTAATGAAGCCGCCAACTAAGAAATGTGTCAGGCATATTAATGATCCCATCGTCGGCTTAGTAGCGTTTCTACCTGACTGAGAATCAAATCCCTACATATCAAGTTGGCTTAAATTTGAGCGCATTAAGGGGGGAATAGAGTTAAcatgtttaaaaaaagttaacatttttataaattataaacaaaatactaaatcgttaGTCAATTGTGCATATAAATTGTATTCATAAGTTTActtaataaatacaaaaaaaatacactttcTAAATAATTacttcataatttttttttttaatttaagctTAGGTTTAAAGTATTAGGCGatcataaaaaatttttattttttaagcctTGTTCCCcccttaaaataaataatgctCGGGTTTATCTGACACTTCTCTCGGCACGCTGAGCCCGACGTCCGATTAGCTATGGTCACGTCGCGAGCCGATCGGCCCTCTTTTTGGTACactaagaaaaaatataaaattgaattaaaattattaaccaGTTTCTTCATAGTTGTGATCTACATACAGTAAAGGTCGATTTAAAACCCACAAAGTCAATTTAAATAGATAGAAACCGTTTAATGGAATTATCATTATATAAGAAACTTTATTTAGATTTATTTATGTggcatataaattatatttaagtacATAATATTACGATTGAATaacaattttgtatttattttgaaaaaatgcattacctttgaataattaaaaatggaaaaaaaaaacggcgGCATTGAAGAATACTCTCAGTGTGCTTAGTACTGACTATAAAACGCACGCATTTAAACGCAAACATTTTCAGTTTTAGTTGAGCTCGCCGGCGGGTCGgtcgatttaaaattattccaGAGACCTTGTCGGACTTTCCATCGCAGTTAATAGATACGAATAGTAAGTTTCTCTTTCGGTGCCTCATTAGAACTTGAAGATCTTGGATCAAGCCATTCCCCCCGGCTCGCAATTAGCGAACTTACGAATAGCctttgtttaattaaaattttaattgcttCTTGCAATAAATTATGATGTAATTAGTCGGTAACTGTTATTGCCTTTTATTGGTTTATTGACTGGTATAGTTCGAATTCAATTTCACCCGTCTCATAATCCTGTGGTAATCTTATCTGCCTCAGCTTATACACGGCTTGGATCCATAATATTTACCGACAGTCATCCCACTGGACATGGTTATAAATTTTGGAACACTATTTGGGAGCAGTCATCCGATCTTATCGGGAATATTTATGATCCTGATACGGATATTTGTGTATAGGCTTTTTCAGGGCAGTTCGTTACATATGCAATTTGAAACCTTAGTTGCACATGCCCCGTTGATAAAATTGTCATTAGGCCCTAATTTCCTATATAATTATCTGTGGAAAAGTAATTTGAAGAGCCATTCTAATAACATCCTGTGCAGTGCAACTCTATAATAGGAATACAatttgtttcaaaattacAGTCTCAATTGGCAACTTACGTCTAGAGTATTTTTTATGCGCTTGAAATTGATTTTGTAATTGATTACGACGATCGAATCAATTATTAGTTCTTATCTGTTTTTGGGTCTGAAAGTTCTCTGGGAACATTCATACAATATAAGTAGGTGCTTCACTTTCACTTGAGACAAATATGGTATAGTATATATCAAGTGTTTGATCTGACCCCGAAAGTCAACCCAAGCCGGGGCACATGTATTAATCAATTATCTGAGAGCGCCTTTCTCGGCTCCCCATAGCATTAAAATTAGTCAGAGACGTCATCGGGCTCGCATCACAGAATGTCGTAAAACttatcaaaattcaaaaatgttCAACATCAATTTCTAGGCGAGAAAGTCGGAGCACAAAATGAAGCTGTTACTGGTAGCCTTTCTGGCTATGCTGGCGGTGAGTTTGTGGACCTCTGTGTGGTGTTCAAGAACcggtttataattttttgtataccAATTTTTAGGTGTCGCACGCCTTGGTCAAGGAGGAGATCCAGGCCAAGGAATACCTGGAGAACCTGAACAAGGAGCTGGCCAAGCGAACCAATGTAGAGACTGAGGCCGCCTGGGCCTACGCCTCCAACATCAACGATGAGAACGAGAAGAAAAAGAACGAGATCTCCGCCGAGTTGGCCAAGTTCATGAAGGAGGTGGCCAGCGATGTCAAAAAGTTCCAGTGGCGCAGCTATCAGTCTGATGACCTCAAGCGCCAGTTCAAGTCCCTCACCAAGCTAGGCTATGCCGCCCTCCCAGAGGCGGACTATGCCGAATTCCTGGAGACCGTTTCCGCCATGGAGTCTAACTATGCTAAGGTTAAGGTCTGCGACTACAAGGACGCCACCAAGTGCGACCTGGCCCTGGAGCCGGAGATCGAGGAGGTGATCAGCAAGAGTCGCGACGCCGAGGAGCTCAAGTACTACTGGAGAGAGTTCTACGACAAGGCCGGCACTGCTGTGCGGTCTCAATTCGAGCGATATATCGAACTCAATACCAAGGCGGCTCATCTGAACAGTaagttttttacaaatattttttagttttcagtAAAGGTATAACTATGATTTAAGACTTTTTTGTTTCAACTAACTATTCATTTTAATGgctttgtttttaaagttttaaagggAATAAGTAATAAGTTgaagaaattataaatattatttatagaatactatttatttttatttagttcaTACGTGTATacaattagtttttttttggctcgTAGACATCAAGGTCAGAccttttcatattttaatcTTAGTTGAGCATTTAACGTTGGTCTGTTTCCATAATTGAAGTACAGTACagtaattataaatattacaaCTAATACTAATGTTTTTCTCTGCAGACTTTACCTCCGGCGCAGAGTCCTGGTTGGATGAGTACGAAGACGATACGTTTGAAAAACAGCTGGAAGATATCTTTGCCGAAATTCGTCCTCTGTATGAGCAGATCCATGGCTATGTGCGTTCCCGCTTGCGCAAGTTCTACGGAGATCAGGTGGTGTCCGAAACTGGACCTATTCCCATGCACCTTTTGGGCAACATGTGGGCCCAGCAGTGGTCCGAAATCGCCGACATTGTGTCGCCATTCCCCGACAAGCCCCTGGTTGATGTGAGTGACGAGATGGAAAAGCAGGGATACACTCCTCTGAAGATGTTCCAAATGGGCGATGACTTCTTTACCTCCATGAACCTCACTAAACTGCCGCAGTAAATTTATTGACTACTGAAAAGTATAGTGCTATTACTGAGTTCCTCCTCCTTTCAGGGACTTCTGGGACAAGTCGATCATCGAGAAGCCCTCTGATGGACGTGACCTCATTTGCCATGCCAGCGCCTGGGACTTTTATCTCACTGACGACGTGCGCATCAAGCAGTGCACCCGTGTGACCCAGGATCAGCTCTTCACCGTCCACCACGAGCTGGGTCACATTCAGTATTTCCTACAGTATCAGCATCTGCCATTCGTCTATCGCACCGGTGCCAACCCAGGCTTCCATGAGGCCGTCGGCGATGTACTTTCTCTTTCCGTCTCTACGCCCAAGCATCTGGAGAAGATTGGCCTCCTGAAGAACTATGTCAGCGATGAGGAGGCCCGCATCAACCAGTTGTTCCTCACTGCCCTGGACAAGATTGTGTTCTTGCCCTTCGCCTTCACCATGGACAAGTACCGCTGGTCGTTGTTCCGCGGCGAAGTGGACAAGGCCAACTGGAACTGTGCCTTCTGGAAGTTGAGGGAGGAGTACTCCGGTATTGAGCCACCAGTGGTGCGCTCCGAGAAGGACTTCGATGCCCCAGCCAAATATCACGTATCCGCGGACGTCGAGTACCTGAGGTTGGTATTCATTCAAATGGATCAATGGTCAAAAGGATTTATATTGTTTTCTTGATATTTGCAGATACCTAGTTTCCTTCATCATCCAGTTCCAGTTCTACAAATCGGCCTGTATCAAGGCTGGACAGTACGATGCCACCAACCCTGAACTGCCTCTGGACAACTGCGACATCTATGGCAGTGCTGCAGCTGGCGCAGCTTTCCAGTAAGTCTGAGAAGTAatattccacttaattatctaatTTTCTATCATACAACCTTAGCAATATGCTTTCGTTGGGAGCCTCTAAGCCTTGGCCCGATGCActggaggccttcaacggaGAACGCGTCATGAGCGGCAAGGCGATTGCCGAATATTTTGAGCCCCTGCGCGTGTGGCTGGAGGCGGACAACATCAAGAACAATGTCCACATTGGCTGGACTGCTTCAGATAGTAAGTcactataattttaataataattgcattttaattattaattgatTTCCTCTTTTCAGAATGTGTTGCTTCTTAACTGGCTATGCTATTTTGTTTTATACAGTTCATTGCCTAATAAAGTTTTACAATGTCTTTCTACCTTCTACCTACCTCTACCTTTAATCCTGATGGGGTTTTCTGTTGATTTTTGTAGTTTTCCCCCAGAATCTGGAACTAAAAAACATAGTTGTGGGTGAAAATTATAGTTAAAACAAGtctaaatgaataaaaaatagcTTAGAGCGGGTATAGTGGGAAAAATTAACGAGTCCAACAGAGCCAGTGTAGAGTAGTTAAGTTGGGTAAACACGTTGTGGTGCCGGCAAGTGGGGCACATTATAATTACAAATAACCACCGGCTCGATTCGGTGACCATGGAGTGTCGATGGCCCGAGCCAGTTGCCTTATGGAGCTGCGCAAGTGCAGAACGTTTGCACGGTTTGGAGAAATAGTGCCGGGAATTTCAATGAACCCACTAATTGAGTTGCGAAAGTGTGGGAATATGTGGCTGTGCTTAGGGGTTTTGGTGAGAAAAACCTTTTCATAAAAGTGATAACTTTTAAAGAGTTCCTTTTTAGTTATTGGTAGGCCTGTCACAGGCTATTAATCCTTTACCTGATCCAGTTTTTGAAACATTTCTAAATGAAACAAACCAACAACTTGCTGTCATCTATGATCAGGCTGTTCTGGCTCAGTTGCTGAGTGAACTGCGTGGTCCCAATGACCTGGTGGCCCTCTTAGAGATCGAAGTCACTGATGAGAAGCTTCTAAAGTTCGTTCGAATCCTAACAACGCGAAAGGCCAAGTTCAAGCGGCTCGGACTGGGAGATGCGCTTCAAAAAAGACAGCTCGCTAAGTTTCCACAACTGGGCTATGAGGCCCTGCCCTCCAGGGATTTGGATCGTGTCTATGCTCTGGCCTCCAAACTGAGTGATAATTACAAAAATGTAAACCTGTGTGCTTATAGGCAACCGAGTAATTGTTCTTTGAAACTCATACCAGATATACAGTCCATAGTTCAAGCTAGTCGCGATTTGGAGGAGATCGAATATTACTGGTTCGAGTGGCGGAATCGAACTGGTCTGGCCACCCGGCCGCAGTTCGTAGCCTTCATGGATCTTTACAAGAAGACAGCCCAGTTGAATGGATATCCTCGGGCGGAGGACTACTGGTTTCGATCTTTGGAATTGGAGGCCAAGGACTCTATGGCCCTTCTCGATCACATAATGCATGGATTGCGGCCTCTGTTCCTTCAATTCCATGCCCATGTTCGAGGCTCACTGAGGAAGATGCATGGAGAGCATTTGGTGCCCAGGAACAGGCCGTATCCCCAGCATTTGGCTGAGGTTTTTATAGGCAATGCCTTTAGGCGGGTTGAGGCGGAATGGTACATGGACTTACCTTCTCCTCTCACCGGTCTGCTAAACATCACCCAGGAGATGCATCGTCAAGGGCTGACCACCACTCAAAGGATTTTTTGGAATGTGGCCGAGTACTTTAGAGGTTTGGGTTTTCCATTGTTGGAAAGGTGAGTAGAACAATTGTCTGGAAAAGGTGTCTATCAGGCTGCTTTTATGTACATTACTTTTATCTCAGCTCTCTTTGGAACTTCGCGCAACCAGTATCCTTTGGGGATGATGATCGTTGTTGGCATAAAGCCTGGCGATACTATGCTTTGCCGAGGATGAATTTCACCTACTGTCCTTTAAAAGATGAAGAGCGTTTCTTCAACATGTTCGAGGCCCAAAGCGATGTCCACTTTTATCGGTCTGCTTCAGTTCAACCAACATTGTTTCAGGAGGAGCCATTCCCAAACTTCAGTGATGCCATCGGAAAGTGTTTCTCTTTGGCAGCCAGTTCACCGCGCTATCTTCAGAAACTAGGACTGATCAGAGAAAAGAAATGGAAAGAGCTTCCGGCTCGTCTGAATCGGCTTTATATTCTGGGACTGAGAACTATATTCCTTCTTCCAGTCTTTTATGTCCTCGATCGGTATCGTGTGGAAGTGCTGAGTGGTCACATCGCAGCAGATGACAACGAAGCCTACTGGAGATTCACGGAATACTATACGGGAGCAAGAGCCCCCACGAAAAGGACCAACGAGCAGTTTGACGTGCCAGCCAAGCTCTTGATGGAAGTGGACGACCAATATGCAAGGTGAAATAGTTTCAAAATGACTCGGAACTATAATAACTAAAATCATAATTCATTTCAGTCACTTTCTGAGCATCGTCCTTCAATTCCAGTTGCTCAAAAAGTTCTGCATTCAATCAGGACAGTTCGAAAGGGACAATCCCAGAAAACCATTGGATCTGTGTGATCTCTCCGATCATCGGGAAGTTGGTGGTGTGCTCAAGAAGGCCATGTCCTTGGGCTCCTCGGTCCACTATAGAGAAGTGTTGCGAGAATTGGTGGGGGAGCCAGAGATCAGTGTAGATGGGTTGCTGACTTACTTCCAGCCCTTTCATGATTGGTTGCAGCAagagaatttaaaaaatggtcTAGAAGTAGGCTGGATTTGAGAGGATTGGAATCATTTGGTTTTTCTTTCtgttataataaaaattaatctcAGAGATATTCTATGTTTTTTACTTAATATTctatcaaaaatataatacataACTTGACACATAATGCTTTTAAATTTGGTATTACATGGAGAATCTACAAGTGAGAGGTAAACACAAATCAAGCTACTCCTAAATGTATGCTAGAGGtacttcaaaaatatctttaataaatcgcacttaaaaatatgttgtacaaattttatttagtgactgaaattactttaaaatctGTCTTAAAACTTTATCTTTTAATGGTGATTAGGAtgttttgttaaaaataaacctgatttcattttattttaagtcaAATTGTAGGTTTGTTCATTTTCTACTTGTGGTTTTCAGTTACCCATCTTcaaacaaaattcaaaatttggtgtttgtgtttttgtttaatttggaACGACCCTCCCGCCATCCGCCATGGCGGCCGACGGTGTTTATTCGTGCGAGTTTGAAGTTTTTGGTAAGGTGCAAGGAGTCTACTTTCGTCGGCACGCCATGAGGAAGGCGAAGACCCTGGGCCTCCGCGGATGGTGCATGAATACGGAGAGAGGCACGGTGAGGGGATATATTGAAGGTCGACCCGCAGAGATGAATGTCATGAAGGAGTGGCTGAAGAACACCGGGAGCCCACTCTCCAACATCGAGAAAGTGAAGTTCACTAGTGAGCGGCGACGGCAAAGATATGGATTTACCAATTTTCACATCAGGCCCGATGCCACGTCCGACCCTGCCGGAGTTACAGACCCAGAGAGGAGGGCGCATCATTAGAAATGACAGCACATACATAGGAGAAGTCCTATCACGGAACCCAAACAATGTCAGAAAAtgccaacaaaaaattctaaaaaaaacaatatattcaaaaaagcTACCTAACACCAGGTAGACCcaaaatgatttttaattttgttccacTTTGATTTAGTTTCATTTCTTAAACAAACAAAGGAAGCagatttataattaaaacatttcctattagaaatatataaatacattTCGCCCTAATGATGATTAACTTGTGCAAAGAGCTCGGCATTGTCTAGCTTTAATTGCCGGAAAGAATCTAAAACAAATGCAAAACATAAGCGAGTACTATAATTAAAATGCACTTGATTATGATGACTCTCGGAGGCTCTTCGCTCTATAGTCGAATAGCCTCATATTATAGTCGAACAAATAGCTGTAGTTgggaataaatataaaaattattggcGGTACGTGCTTAATGTGCGTCATGCTAAGTGGTCGGTGCCTTGCCGCCGTATTGACTTACACAAGCCATCCACTCgtgtaaattaattacttaCGGGCACTGGGCGCTATTTTCCCACGGTTCTTACAGGGCCAGAACTTGTGTGTGATCAGGTATTTCTATATAGAACTGTCTACAGCTTGACCTTGGCTCTTAATTAGCGCTATACCCGAAATAtacttataattttttttagggaTATACAAGCAGCGAACCAAATCataaattttgcaaatatttatgAGCTCATTTCCGAGGTAGATAGACTTCACAGATCCCAATCTAATTATAGTCTGAATCACATATCTTTCGTATATTCTGTTTACTCTCGTTTGTGTGGCAATCAAGCCATCAATCAGCGTGCCAAGTCATTCAATTCATTTGCTCGGCCAGTCATGACACACAAGTCAGCACCTGAGAGGATAGTTTTCTCCCCATGTCCCCTTATCTTGAGCATCTCCAGCGATCGTTCCCTAGTCATGAGTCAACCTTTTCATGTGACTCTGGGTCACCATTGCACATTCCATCAGCGAGGGTGTAACGCTCCCGACCTAACACCTTGCATTTTAATGGCAAATTTCCTAGTCgtgaaaattgttattataatAAGAAAATTCGATTCAGGTGAATCATGTAAGTTAAGCAACAAAGAGTTGAGAAAGCAAAACATATTCTTAATTCTTATTGTGTTAAAGTCATTTTCCCCAGAAAGCTTCTGAAATATTTCAAGTTTACCGGCTtgtggaaaaaatatttacatgcCCAACTGCATCCAAGTCACAACACATTAGTTTCTGGCCATTAACCTGAGTTGAAACAGTGATTTGCACTTGCCGCCAGGTGGAACGCATTGGTTGCAGCTACGTAAATTACACCTGTTTGACTCCAAGCTGTAGTCAACACAGTGTCCACATTTCGCTGGGTCAAGATCGGCAGCAAACATGCCACAAATGCGGGTGGATGCTGAATGAATCGCAAAATATGTGTGGAGCGCATGCGCAGCATTAGCTGTGCTGTGtagataatatattttaagctaATTGTTAATAAGTTTTTCTCTATTATTGTgctgttatttttaaataattttcatctACTAATTGCtgtaatttttattaacttttaGTTTTCATTTTGAGTGAGTTGTAACCGCAGCAGTCCACTCAAATGTCGTTTACTTTCGCACAGTCAACTATTATTATGCGGTTGAGTTTTTGTCTGATAAGTCCACAACAACACACAAGTGTATGGTGGTGTACTTGTATGTGGGGGCACCCTTACCCTCCCTTATAATAGCCAACATGCATGTCAAACACATTTACATACAAATCTGCTCACACATTCGAGTGTCCCCCCATTGTTGTTCCCAAGCTTTTGGATGATTCGCTGGTTGTGGtgtactttttgtttttgttcccCTAGTACCGACATCAATTGAGTCCCAGTGCTAATTGCGATTATCTCACacgaatatacaaaatatatatacagatACGTACATCACAGACGACGACGCCAACAGCGACGTTAGCTGCAACTGAGATAGCGACTGCGTTCAAATTTGAATTCATTTTCGAGTTGGGAAAAAAGTGGCAAgtaatttcgaaaaaatattcttacTGTCTAGTCAGTAGGGTTTTAGACGTGTTACCGGACGTTACGTGGGTGGTGCAAAGTGCTGCAACTGCGAAATCGGAATAAGTGTCTTACAAGTGAAAGTGAAACCTGAAAAGTGAATGAAAAAGGTGGATACTATCTCCTTACGATCACTTCGAGTTCTAAccgaaaattattttcaaccCAATCCATCTTGTGTGCTAAAGTGGTCTCAGTACCTTGCAATTAAGATACTTAATTGCTGTGAAAGAGCTAACAAGCGTTGCTGTCAGCAGCGACCTTGGCAGTGTGGAATATAGATCTTAAGATAAATATAATGCAAAGTGCTTCGGTTCTGGTCTGGCTTTGCCTCAGTCTCAGCTTAAGTTGGGCCGATCCCCAACTTAACCTGCCCACCCCCCGTCCAGAGGTCTTCTACAACGGCTATACCCCGAATGTGGCCACCACGCCCGCCCAACTGCGAGCGGATCGGGATCGAGACCAGCGGTACGGACCGCCCTATTCCGATGAGGGTGGTGGGGCCAATGTCGACGATGGACTGGACGACTTTAGGGTTAGTGTTGGCAGAAATGAAGAATGTTTTTCAAAGCCAAGAGCATAGCCAAGTGTCCCTAATCTTTGCCCATCCCACTTTCAGTTCGGTCAGACCAATGACGAGCGCCAAAGGCTCGGTTATGCGTATCCTTCCCCGCGAGTCAACTTCAGTGACACTCCCTTCAGCGGGGACCGCTATTCGAACCACAATTATGGCCCAGTTTCAAGCACCACGGATCGTGCTTTTGGAAATGATCCCAACTTAAAAGGGCGCCTTTCGGACGGACCCTATCCCACCCAAGGAGACCGAAACTTCAATCCCAACGACCAATACAACTACAATAACAATCCAAATGTGGAATTTGTGGGCGTCAACAACCGGAATCGGTTCGAAAACCCCTTCCTTTCTAATCAGGACCGATTCAACTTGAACCAGGGATACTTGGAGCGCCAGAGGTATCAACAGGACCGTCGCTACCAACAGGAGCTGGAAAAGCTGCGCACCTTGCTCGTGGAGTCCGACCAGAAAGGATCCCTAGAGTGCACTGCCAACGTGGCCGCCCAGTGGAACTTCGAGACGAATGTCAACGATTTTACCCAAACGGAAGCGGTGAGTGACTGTTTTGGCCACTGTTTTggccaaatgaaaaaaaacattCGTTTTCGTCCATCATGTAATTGTGGTTATGAGGCACGCGATCTTTGCAATGGTGGTGGAGAATTTTCTCATGGCCTACGATCGCAGTTTTCttacacacacgcacacactcgGCTTAGTCAGAAAAGTCGAGTTCTCAAGGTCGAAGCGCCTTGTCAGATTCCCAGGCAGACATGCCAATGTCAAAGCGCTGTAGATATACAGATTTTCCGAGCTGACATACGAGTATCTTGATGTTTTTCGGAATATTCGGTGATGGAA includes these proteins:
- the LOC6497096 gene encoding angiotensin-converting enzyme, whose protein sequence is MKLLLVAFLAMLAVSHALVKEEIQAKEYLENLNKELAKRTNVETEAAWAYASNINDENEKKKNEISAELAKFMKEVASDVKKFQWRSYQSDDLKRQFKSLTKLGYAALPEADYAEFLETVSAMESNYAKVKVCDYKDATKCDLALEPEIEEVISKSRDAEELKYYWREFYDKAGTAVRSQFERYIELNTKAAHLNNFTSGAESWLDEYEDDTFEKQLEDIFAEIRPLYEQIHGYVRSRLRKFYGDQVVSETGPIPMHLLGNMWAQQWSEIADIVSPFPDKPLVDVSDEMEKQGYTPLKMFQMGDDFFTSMNLTKLPQDFWDKSIIEKPSDGRDLICHASAWDFYLTDDVRIKQCTRVTQDQLFTVHHELGHIQYFLQYQHLPFVYRTGANPGFHEAVGDVLSLSVSTPKHLEKIGLLKNYVSDEEARINQLFLTALDKIVFLPFAFTMDKYRWSLFRGEVDKANWNCAFWKLREEYSGIEPPVVRSEKDFDAPAKYHVSADVEYLRYLVSFIIQFQFYKSACIKAGQYDATNPELPLDNCDIYGSAAAGAAFHNMLSLGASKPWPDALEAFNGERVMSGKAIAEYFEPLRVWLEADNIKNNVHIGWTASDKCVAS
- the LOC6497097 gene encoding angiotensin-converting enzyme, whose translation is MARASCLMELRKCRTFARFGEIVPGISMNPLIELRKCGNMWLCLGVLLLVGLSQAINPLPDPVFETFLNETNQQLAVIYDQAVLAQLLSELRGPNDLVALLEIEVTDEKLLKFVRILTTRKAKFKRLGLGDALQKRQLAKFPQLGYEALPSRDLDRVYALASKLSDNYKNVNLCAYRQPSNCSLKLIPDIQSIVQASRDLEEIEYYWFEWRNRTGLATRPQFVAFMDLYKKTAQLNGYPRAEDYWFRSLELEAKDSMALLDHIMHGLRPLFLQFHAHVRGSLRKMHGEHLVPRNRPYPQHLAEVFIGNAFRRVEAEWYMDLPSPLTGLLNITQEMHRQGLTTTQRIFWNVAEYFRGLGFPLLESSLWNFAQPVSFGDDDRCWHKAWRYYALPRMNFTYCPLKDEERFFNMFEAQSDVHFYRSASVQPTLFQEEPFPNFSDAIGKCFSLAASSPRYLQKLGLIREKKWKELPARLNRLYILGLRTIFLLPVFYVLDRYRVEVLSGHIAADDNEAYWRFTEYYTGARAPTKRTNEQFDVPAKLLMEVDDQYASHFLSIVLQFQLLKKFCIQSGQFERDNPRKPLDLCDLSDHREVGGVLKKAMSLGSSVHYREVLRELVGEPEISVDGLLTYFQPFHDWLQQENLKNGLEVGWI
- the LOC6502418 gene encoding acylphosphatase-1; translation: MAADGVYSCEFEVFGKVQGVYFRRHAMRKAKTLGLRGWCMNTERGTVRGYIEGRPAEMNVMKEWLKNTGSPLSNIEKVKFTSERRRQRYGFTNFHIRPDATSDPAGVTDPERRAHH